A genomic window from Sporosarcina sp. Marseille-Q4063 includes:
- a CDS encoding PucR family transcriptional regulator, with amino-acid sequence MGTIGKIVEGALFPMLTLVAGQSGMHRKVRGINVVESIDLIMFCRPNELVVTTGINFPHQNTSLEQLVKLAYTKKIAGFIVNTGPYIPDIPESVISFANEHELPIFQMSWDCRVADLLKTTFQFISSHEQKHSTEDQVLYNLLFHYKRHADSTRKSLMQLGFPQSAELAIITCTTTDARSSIDSYENLIQFAFQNRYKRFLRIKHKNHLIFLINRTQITTSNSPFSKTVEDIYDKITQKNGSLNVIIAKGNFYEDYENIHKSYEESLTVIQLAQLHNNRFLYKYKEIGAYKIIMGVQNRTLIESFRQNMLGQLYRYDDLRNTDYVSFLRIFLEENGSTSKISERLFIHRNTVLYKIKKVERLLDMDATNPFTKTNLYMAFLIEDVLTHQ; translated from the coding sequence ATGGGGACGATTGGCAAAATCGTAGAGGGGGCTCTATTCCCGATGCTGACATTAGTAGCTGGACAAAGCGGTATGCATCGAAAAGTTAGAGGTATTAACGTAGTAGAAAGCATTGATTTAATCATGTTTTGCCGACCAAATGAATTAGTTGTGACAACAGGCATTAACTTTCCACACCAAAATACATCCTTAGAACAACTCGTTAAACTGGCGTACACTAAAAAAATAGCTGGTTTTATCGTAAATACGGGACCTTATATTCCTGACATTCCTGAATCGGTCATCTCGTTTGCAAATGAGCATGAATTGCCCATTTTTCAAATGTCTTGGGATTGCCGTGTAGCCGATCTTTTAAAAACGACATTTCAATTTATCTCCAGTCATGAGCAAAAACACTCCACCGAAGACCAAGTTCTTTACAACTTACTGTTTCACTACAAAAGGCACGCCGATTCCACAAGGAAAAGTTTAATGCAACTCGGATTTCCACAAAGCGCAGAATTGGCCATCATCACTTGTACAACAACAGATGCACGCAGCAGTATTGATAGTTATGAGAACCTCATTCAATTCGCATTCCAAAATAGATATAAACGTTTTTTAAGAATCAAGCACAAAAATCACCTTATTTTTCTCATCAACCGAACACAAATCACTACCTCCAATAGTCCTTTCTCAAAAACAGTTGAAGACATCTACGACAAAATCACCCAGAAAAACGGCAGCTTAAATGTCATTATCGCCAAAGGAAACTTTTATGAAGACTACGAAAATATCCATAAGAGCTACGAGGAATCACTTACTGTCATTCAATTAGCACAACTGCACAACAACCGATTCTTATACAAATATAAAGAAATTGGCGCCTATAAGATTATTATGGGCGTGCAAAATCGGACATTAATTGAATCCTTTAGACAGAATATGCTTGGACAGCTTTATCGATATGATGATTTGCGCAACACTGATTACGTGTCATTTTTACGTATTTTCCTTGAAGAAAACGGCAGTACGAGTAAAATTAGTGAGCGTCTATTCATTCATCGCAACACCGTCCTATATAAAATCAAAAAGGTAGAACGGCTATTAGATATGGACGCCACCAACCCTTTTACAAAAACCAATTTGTATATGGCCTTTTTAATAGAAGATGTATTGACGCATCAATAA
- a CDS encoding GNAT family N-acetyltransferase, producing MNVNITTRKLETIEDMRLMQSLEKTVWGSESIPIHQTYTAVTNGGLMLGAFDGEKIVGFSYGFTGFANGKTYLCSHMLGIHPDYQLMGIGKMLKENQRKFAIDMGYDLITWTFDPLESRNAYLNLSKLYGVCDIYLENWYGEMEDGLNKGLPTDRFKIEWWITSDRVEESWIPTIDRFDRPFTVGSSEQGNPILAWDEQDIPTNSAGIEIPIPENFQLIKQNEPQLALDWRLKIRTIFQTLFRDGYALVSVNRTTLGIHYYQVVKRNTIPLNTNERGEIE from the coding sequence ATGAATGTAAACATTACAACGCGAAAATTGGAGACGATTGAAGATATGCGTCTCATGCAATCTCTTGAAAAAACAGTATGGGGATCGGAGTCGATTCCGATCCATCAAACCTATACAGCAGTCACAAATGGAGGCCTAATGCTAGGCGCTTTCGACGGCGAGAAAATCGTCGGATTCTCATACGGTTTTACTGGATTTGCAAATGGAAAAACGTATTTATGTTCTCATATGCTCGGAATCCATCCCGATTACCAGCTGATGGGAATCGGCAAAATGTTGAAGGAAAATCAACGCAAGTTCGCCATAGATATGGGTTATGACTTGATAACATGGACATTCGATCCGTTGGAAAGCAGAAACGCGTATTTGAATTTGTCGAAGTTATATGGGGTATGCGATATTTATTTAGAAAATTGGTACGGTGAAATGGAAGACGGTTTGAACAAAGGATTACCCACGGATCGTTTTAAAATTGAATGGTGGATTACGAGCGACAGGGTCGAAGAAAGCTGGATTCCGACAATTGATCGCTTTGACCGTCCGTTTACGGTGGGAAGCTCCGAACAGGGAAACCCAATTCTAGCATGGGATGAACAGGATATTCCGACCAACAGCGCCGGAATTGAAATTCCAATACCCGAGAATTTTCAGTTGATTAAACAAAATGAGCCGCAGCTTGCACTGGATTGGCGACTGAAAATCAGGACAATCTTCCAAACGCTTTTCCGTGATGGGTATGCATTGGTAAGCGTCAATCGAACGACACTTGGCATCCACTATTACCAAGTGGTCAAAAGAAATACAATCCCATTGAATACGAATGAAAGAGGAGAAATCGAATGA
- the hydA gene encoding dihydropyrimidinase, whose product MKKVITGGLIATASDMYEADILIENGKIVQIGKNLSANGAEIVDATGKYVMPGGIDPHTHLDMPFNNTVTDDDWKSGTIAAAFGGTTTILDFCLSAGEEKLATAVEKWHEKARGKSAIDYGFHLMISDLTPETEAELPLLLEREGITSVKVFMAYAKEFQASDRTLFKAFKIAKDIGAVVMVHCENGSVIDELVTEAKQAGQTAPIYHALTRPAELEGEATKRAIELARIAGAKLYVVHVTCKEALDEIIAAREKGYDVYGETCPPYLTLDQSALAQPGFEGAKYVWSPPLRPKYHQEHLWNALKAKQLQTIGSDQCSFSFNGKKKLGLNDFSKIPNGGPFIEDRFSILFSEGVAKGRISIYDFVDMISTSAAKIFGLYPQKGTIAIGSDADIVIFDPTVKREISANTHHMNVDYNPYEGWEVTGEPISVLVRGEYVIKNKQFVGALGSGQYIKRALQPTTAQTVNV is encoded by the coding sequence GTGAAAAAAGTGATTACAGGTGGACTTATTGCGACAGCTTCAGATATGTATGAGGCAGATATTTTAATAGAGAACGGCAAAATCGTGCAAATCGGCAAAAATTTATCAGCCAACGGAGCGGAAATTGTAGATGCAACGGGTAAATACGTGATGCCTGGGGGAATTGATCCGCATACGCATTTGGATATGCCGTTCAACAACACGGTGACAGACGATGATTGGAAGTCGGGTACAATTGCGGCTGCCTTCGGTGGGACGACGACCATTTTAGATTTTTGCTTATCTGCGGGTGAAGAAAAACTTGCGACGGCTGTGGAAAAGTGGCATGAAAAAGCAAGGGGTAAATCAGCTATTGACTACGGTTTTCATTTAATGATTAGTGATTTAACGCCTGAAACAGAGGCCGAGTTACCATTGTTACTAGAGCGGGAAGGGATTACGTCTGTCAAGGTGTTCATGGCTTATGCGAAAGAATTCCAGGCGTCAGATCGTACGCTGTTCAAAGCCTTTAAAATCGCAAAAGACATAGGTGCTGTTGTCATGGTGCACTGTGAAAATGGCTCGGTCATCGACGAATTAGTAACGGAGGCGAAGCAAGCTGGTCAGACGGCGCCAATTTATCACGCGCTGACGCGTCCCGCAGAATTAGAGGGTGAGGCGACGAAACGGGCCATTGAATTAGCGCGTATCGCAGGCGCCAAGCTTTATGTTGTACATGTGACGTGTAAAGAGGCACTGGATGAAATTATCGCAGCGCGTGAAAAGGGCTATGACGTTTATGGAGAAACATGTCCACCTTATTTAACGCTCGATCAGTCAGCGTTAGCACAGCCAGGATTCGAGGGGGCGAAATATGTTTGGTCACCACCACTTCGCCCGAAATATCATCAAGAGCATTTGTGGAATGCGTTAAAAGCCAAGCAACTGCAAACAATTGGCTCGGACCAATGTTCATTTAGCTTTAACGGGAAAAAGAAATTAGGGTTAAATGACTTTTCTAAAATTCCAAATGGTGGACCGTTTATCGAGGATCGTTTCAGCATTTTATTTTCTGAAGGTGTGGCGAAAGGGCGAATTTCCATCTATGACTTCGTCGATATGATTTCGACAAGTGCCGCAAAAATTTTCGGCTTATATCCACAAAAAGGAACGATTGCTATTGGTTCTGACGCGGATATCGTAATTTTTGATCCTACGGTAAAACGTGAAATTTCAGCGAACACCCACCATATGAATGTCGACTACAACCCGTATGAGGGCTGGGAAGTAACGGGAGAGCCTATCAGTGTACTTGTGCGTGGTGAATACGTTATTAAGAACAAACAATTTGTAGGAGCATTAGGCAGCGGCCAATATATTAAGCGTGCACTACAGCCGACGACTGCTCAAACAGTCAACGTGTAA
- a CDS encoding reverse transcriptase-like protein, protein MKVIIEWSYRTPKGTETVFHSHEMNAAHAMLIAEDLEKTGRTKSLKFIDRHENTWTVKQMKSYLKEIVTEPHNITVYFDGGFDLTTRASGLGCVIYYDQNGKSYRLRHNASVLELTSNNEAEYAALHLCIKELENLNVHHLPVRIIGDSRVVINHLTEEWPAIEENLYTWADRIEAKMKTLGITPEYELVSRKGNTEADRLATQALNGIEITATTEIL, encoded by the coding sequence ATGAAGGTTATAATCGAATGGAGTTACCGAACACCTAAAGGAACGGAAACCGTCTTCCACTCGCATGAAATGAATGCAGCTCATGCAATGCTCATTGCGGAAGATTTGGAGAAGACGGGACGTACAAAAAGTTTGAAGTTTATCGATCGACATGAAAACACGTGGACGGTCAAGCAAATGAAAAGCTATTTAAAAGAAATTGTAACAGAGCCGCATAATATTACAGTCTATTTTGATGGAGGATTCGATTTGACTACAAGGGCATCTGGATTGGGGTGCGTCATTTATTATGATCAAAACGGGAAATCGTACAGGCTCAGACATAACGCATCCGTTCTGGAACTCACATCAAATAACGAGGCGGAATATGCAGCGCTTCATCTTTGCATTAAGGAACTTGAAAATTTGAATGTCCACCATCTTCCGGTTAGAATTATTGGAGATTCTCGGGTTGTCATCAATCACTTAACCGAGGAGTGGCCCGCAATAGAAGAGAACCTGTACACTTGGGCCGACCGAATCGAAGCCAAAATGAAAACCCTTGGGATAACACCGGAATATGAGTTGGTATCTCGAAAAGGGAATACAGAAGCAGACAGGCTAGCTACACAGGCATTGAATGGGATCGAGATTACAGCAACGACTGAAATACTTTAA
- the menC gene encoding o-succinylbenzoate synthase translates to MIIQEITIRKMKMMMKHPFTTSFGTLHEKDFLLLEAKDEQGNSGWGESVAFSAPWYNEETLETNLHIIEDFLIPLLLGKEIGHPDEVSEIFSAIRQNNMAKSTVEGAIWDLYAKRNQMTLAQALGGERDKIEVGISIGIHENVEDLISTVRAFVEEGYKRIKVKIKPGYDVEVMRELRKHFPDVPLMADANSAYTLDDIELLKQLDAFDLTMIEQPLASDDIIDHATLQKQMTTPICLDESIHSLEDTRKALELGSTKIINIKIGRVGGLTEAKKIHDYCMERDIPVWCGGMLESGIGRAHNVALTTLSNFVLPGDTAGSSRYWEEDVITPEVVVEDGYITVPTAYGIGYEPNFNAMDKFTVETYQFKAE, encoded by the coding sequence ATGATCATTCAAGAAATCACCATCCGTAAAATGAAAATGATGATGAAGCATCCGTTTACAACAAGTTTCGGTACCTTACATGAAAAGGATTTTCTATTGTTAGAGGCAAAAGATGAGCAGGGCAATAGCGGTTGGGGAGAGTCTGTTGCATTCAGCGCGCCTTGGTATAATGAAGAGACGCTTGAAACGAATTTGCATATAATAGAAGACTTTCTGATCCCACTCCTATTAGGAAAAGAAATCGGACATCCTGATGAAGTGAGTGAAATTTTCAGCGCTATCCGTCAAAACAACATGGCGAAATCGACCGTTGAAGGGGCTATTTGGGACTTGTATGCCAAACGGAATCAGATGACATTGGCGCAAGCATTAGGTGGAGAGCGCGACAAAATTGAAGTCGGAATCAGCATTGGAATCCATGAAAATGTCGAAGATTTGATTTCAACTGTCCGTGCCTTTGTAGAGGAAGGTTATAAACGTATCAAAGTGAAAATCAAACCGGGATACGACGTCGAAGTGATGCGCGAGCTCCGGAAGCACTTCCCGGACGTACCGCTCATGGCGGACGCCAACTCGGCTTATACACTAGATGATATCGAACTATTGAAACAGCTTGACGCATTTGACTTGACCATGATCGAACAACCACTTGCGTCAGATGATATTATCGACCATGCGACATTGCAGAAACAAATGACTACTCCGATTTGTTTGGATGAAAGTATTCATTCCCTTGAAGATACGCGGAAAGCATTGGAACTCGGAAGCACAAAAATCATCAATATTAAAATCGGCCGAGTCGGTGGCTTAACGGAAGCCAAGAAAATACATGATTATTGCATGGAACGGGACATCCCAGTTTGGTGTGGAGGCATGCTGGAATCGGGAATCGGCCGTGCCCATAACGTCGCGCTGACGACATTGTCGAACTTCGTCTTGCCAGGCGATACTGCCGGTTCCTCACGTTATTGGGAAGAAGATGTTATTACGCCGGAAGTTGTCGTGGAAGACGGCTATATTACCGTACCGACCGCATATGGCATCGGCTATGAACCGAATTTCAATGCAATGGACAAGTTTACAGTCGAAACTTACCAATTTAAAGCTGAATAA
- a CDS encoding Zn-dependent hydrolase, giving the protein MYKCNSSRLQGLIEQFSQFGATINGGVTRLSLSKEDVLARDYFCEICKELGMDIQVDDMANIYATLPGKKECPPIVMGSHLDSVEKGGRFDGVLGILTAIEAIRTLKENDIELEIPLMLVNFTNEEGARFDPAMMSSGVIASKFTKEKMQESLDKNGITFQEALQASGYEGEQENRLTEALAYIELHIEQGPVLAAKQREIGVVEGVLGMVCYEITVTGESNHAGTTPMSMRKDPMVVASRIISSLHEQLSKIDEELVFTFGRMHVAPNIHTVIPNEVVFTVDSRHQNPAVMRKVEKLLRGLASEENGCHIRPIKLWGRETVFFDAAICNEVEKSCRDFGYSFHRMFSGAGHDAQYISSFIPSAMIFVPSIKGKSHCEEEETTFEDCAKGADVLLETVLTLQTKFSMGEKYTLNS; this is encoded by the coding sequence ATGTATAAATGTAATAGTAGTCGATTGCAGGGTTTAATTGAACAGTTTAGTCAATTTGGTGCAACTATCAATGGAGGCGTAACCCGTTTGTCTCTTTCAAAGGAGGATGTATTAGCGAGAGACTATTTTTGTGAAATATGTAAGGAGTTGGGCATGGATATCCAAGTAGATGATATGGCAAATATCTATGCGACTCTACCAGGAAAAAAAGAATGCCCGCCAATTGTAATGGGATCACATTTAGATTCAGTTGAAAAAGGTGGCAGGTTTGATGGCGTCTTAGGTATTTTAACAGCAATAGAGGCGATACGAACGTTAAAGGAAAACGACATTGAGCTAGAGATTCCATTAATGCTAGTGAATTTTACGAATGAAGAAGGCGCGCGCTTTGATCCGGCGATGATGAGTTCGGGTGTCATTGCTTCAAAATTCACTAAAGAGAAAATGCAGGAGTCTCTCGATAAAAATGGCATTACTTTTCAAGAAGCATTACAGGCAAGTGGTTACGAGGGGGAGCAAGAAAACCGTTTAACAGAAGCCCTTGCTTATATTGAGTTGCATATTGAACAAGGACCGGTATTAGCAGCGAAGCAACGTGAAATCGGGGTGGTCGAAGGCGTTTTAGGCATGGTGTGCTATGAAATTACCGTGACAGGTGAATCAAATCACGCTGGCACAACGCCGATGTCGATGCGTAAAGATCCGATGGTTGTGGCATCTCGTATAATTTCGTCTTTGCATGAGCAGCTGAGCAAAATCGATGAAGAGCTCGTGTTCACATTTGGGCGTATGCACGTGGCACCTAATATTCATACAGTCATCCCGAACGAAGTAGTGTTTACCGTGGATTCACGTCATCAAAATCCAGCGGTGATGCGCAAAGTGGAGAAGTTATTGAGAGGCTTAGCTTCAGAGGAAAACGGTTGCCACATTCGCCCGATCAAGCTATGGGGGCGGGAGACGGTATTTTTTGATGCAGCTATTTGCAATGAAGTGGAAAAATCATGCCGTGACTTTGGTTATTCCTTCCATCGAATGTTCAGTGGGGCGGGGCACGATGCACAGTATATTTCAAGTTTCATCCCCTCAGCAATGATTTTTGTTCCAAGTATCAAGGGGAAAAGTCATTGCGAGGAGGAAGAAACGACATTTGAAGACTGTGCAAAGGGGGCAGACGTGTTACTAGAAACCGTGTTGACACTGCAAACGAAGTTCAGCATGGGTGAAAAATACACACTAAACTCATGA